A genome region from Pithys albifrons albifrons isolate INPA30051 chromosome 24, PitAlb_v1, whole genome shotgun sequence includes the following:
- the STMN1 gene encoding stathmin — translation MATSDIQVKELEKRASGQAFELILSPRSKEAVPEFPLSPPKKKDVSLEEIQKKLEAAEERRKSHEAEVLKQLAEKREHEKEVLQKAIEENNNFSKMAEEKLTHKMEANKENREAQMAAKLERLREKDKHVEEVRKNKEGKDPGEAETD, via the exons ATGGCGACTTCTG ACATTCAAgtgaaggagctggagaagcGAGCCTCTGGGCAGGCCTTCGAGCTGATCCTCAGTCCCCGCTCTAAAGAAGCTGTTCCAGAGTTCCCTCTTTCTCCCCCAAAGAAGAAGGATGTGTCACTGGAGGAGATTCAGAAGAAActggaagcagcagaagaaagacGTAAG TCTCATGAAGCAGAAGTCTTGAAGCAGCTCGCAGAGAAGCGAGAGCATGAGAAGGAGGTGCTTCAGAAAGCCATCGAGGAGAACAACAACTTCAGCAAAATGGCAGAGGAGAAGCTGACCCACAAAATGGAAGCCAACAAAGAGAACCGTGAGGCACAAATGGCGGCTAAACTGGAACGCTTGCGGGAGAAG GACAAGCATGTTGAAGAGGTTCGAAAGAACAAAGAAGGCAAAGACCCCGGTGAGGCCGAAACTGACTGA